One Brachybacterium kimchii genomic window carries:
- the thrB gene encoding homoserine kinase, producing MRITTERVGVRVPATSANLGPGFDALGLALHLVDDLELEATTGPVEVTVEGEGAGDVPAGEDHLVVRALRRGLDHAGAPQAGVRLHCRNRIPHGRGLGSSAAATVAGLMLARLLVSEPEALDDQVLLDLATEMEGHPDNAAPALLGGVVLSWTDRVGARAERLDLAAPGGRAPRGVRTAQSGSGAAQEPTINPVVLLPTARLATSAARSLLPETVPHADAAFNAARAALLVHALTSDPSLLLPATEDRLHQEYRAPGMPQSVELVRVLRSEGYPAVISGAGPSVLVIDGAGPELAPLVRRVVDDPRAWRIARVGLSSTGAEPVVP from the coding sequence ATGAGGATCACCACCGAGCGCGTCGGCGTGCGCGTGCCCGCCACCAGCGCGAACCTGGGACCGGGCTTCGACGCGCTGGGTCTCGCCCTGCACCTCGTGGACGACCTCGAGCTCGAGGCCACCACCGGTCCGGTCGAGGTCACCGTCGAGGGGGAGGGTGCGGGCGACGTCCCGGCAGGGGAGGACCACCTCGTGGTGCGCGCCCTGCGCCGGGGCCTCGACCACGCGGGCGCCCCGCAGGCCGGGGTGCGCCTGCACTGCCGCAACCGGATCCCGCACGGGCGCGGCCTGGGCTCGAGCGCGGCGGCGACAGTCGCCGGGCTCATGCTCGCGCGCCTCCTGGTCTCCGAGCCGGAGGCCCTCGACGACCAGGTGCTGCTGGATCTGGCGACCGAGATGGAGGGCCACCCGGACAACGCCGCCCCGGCGCTGCTGGGCGGCGTGGTCCTCTCCTGGACGGACCGCGTCGGCGCCCGCGCGGAGCGCCTCGACCTCGCGGCGCCCGGCGGCCGTGCGCCGCGCGGCGTCCGGACCGCGCAGAGCGGGAGCGGGGCCGCGCAGGAGCCGACGATCAACCCTGTCGTGCTCCTGCCGACGGCCCGGCTCGCCACGAGCGCGGCGCGCTCGCTGCTGCCCGAGACCGTGCCCCATGCCGACGCCGCCTTCAACGCGGCCCGGGCCGCTCTGCTCGTGCACGCGCTCACGAGCGACCCGTCGCTGCTGCTGCCCGCGACCGAGGACCGCCTGCACCAGGAGTACCGCGCCCCGGGCATGCCGCAGAGCGTCGAGCTCGTGCGCGTGCTGCGCAGCGAGGGGTACCCCGCCGTGATCTCCGGCGCGGGCCCGTCCGTGCTGGTCATCGACGGTGCGGGGCCCGAGCTCGCGCCGCTCGTGCGACGCGTGGTCGACGATCCCCGTGCATGGCGCATCGCCCGTGTCGGACTCTCATCGACCGGTGCGGAGCCTGTGGTACCTTGA
- the rho gene encoding transcription termination factor Rho yields the protein MNDTTAPQGDSTSLAAKKLPELQQIAAGLGIKGARRLRKGELIDAISGGGSAAPKNTSSTSSAPTSTAPKADASRTATADAAAPQSTAPTSGASEGSASSADVLDLGLDLPAQDERPTGGRQERRSRDDRQGRDERQERGGRSERPARAEQNDRAERQEHGDQGEGRQRGDRQDRQDRGDRQDRGDRQDRNDRSGRGDRKDRDNRKDSNDRNDHGDQGGRGSRPRLEDIELPDRTGEDSDMSRNDQGGRGGRGDSEDGRNRRSRNRSRDRKRKGRNGGENPQQDGGGSGNGGGDDEQVREGEELVSVAGILDVRDNNAYVRTTGYLPGSSDVYVSMNMVRKNGLRKGDAITGLVRAPKDGEEQRQEQPQQGGGGRNRRNRGGNQQGKYAPLLQVDTINGLTPDRAKQRVDFGKLTPLYPDERLRLETAPNAIAPRIIDLVSPIGKGQRGLIVAPPKAGKTIIMQQIANAITTNNPEAHLMVVLVDERPEEVTDMQRTVKGEVIASTFDRPASDHTIVAELAIERAKRLVEMGKDVVVLLDSLTRLSRAYNLAAPASGRILSGGVDASALYPPKRFFGAARNIENGGSLTILASALVETGSKMDEVIFEEFKGTGNMELRLSRNLADKRIFPAVDVNASSTRREEELMGKEELAIMWKLRRVLGALDQQQALELLLERVKKTQSNTEFLMTVSKNTPSVGGRSGD from the coding sequence GTGAACGACACCACCGCACCGCAGGGCGACAGCACGTCGCTCGCGGCGAAGAAGCTTCCCGAGCTGCAGCAGATCGCTGCCGGGCTCGGCATCAAGGGGGCGCGTCGCCTCCGCAAGGGCGAGCTCATCGACGCGATCAGCGGGGGCGGCTCCGCCGCCCCGAAGAACACCTCCTCGACGAGCAGCGCCCCGACGAGCACCGCTCCGAAGGCCGACGCGTCGAGGACCGCGACAGCAGACGCCGCCGCGCCGCAGAGCACGGCGCCGACGAGCGGAGCCTCCGAGGGCTCGGCCTCGTCGGCCGACGTCCTGGACCTGGGCCTGGATCTTCCCGCGCAGGACGAGCGCCCCACGGGCGGGCGCCAGGAGCGCCGGAGCCGCGACGACCGCCAGGGTCGCGACGAGCGCCAGGAGCGCGGCGGGCGCAGCGAGCGCCCGGCTCGCGCGGAGCAGAACGATCGCGCCGAGCGCCAGGAGCACGGCGACCAGGGCGAGGGCCGCCAGCGCGGCGACCGCCAGGATCGTCAGGACCGCGGCGACCGCCAGGATCGCGGCGACCGTCAGGACCGCAACGACCGTTCGGGCCGCGGGGACCGCAAGGACCGCGACAACCGCAAGGACAGCAACGACCGCAACGACCACGGCGATCAGGGCGGGCGCGGCTCGCGCCCCCGTCTCGAGGACATCGAGCTGCCCGATCGCACGGGTGAGGACTCCGACATGAGCCGCAACGACCAGGGCGGCCGGGGCGGCCGCGGAGACTCCGAGGACGGCCGCAACCGCCGCTCCCGCAACCGCTCGCGCGATCGCAAGCGCAAGGGCCGCAACGGCGGGGAGAACCCGCAGCAGGACGGCGGCGGCAGCGGCAACGGGGGCGGCGACGACGAGCAGGTGCGCGAGGGCGAGGAGCTCGTGAGCGTCGCCGGCATCCTCGATGTGCGCGACAACAACGCCTACGTGCGCACCACCGGCTACCTGCCCGGATCGAGCGACGTCTACGTCTCCATGAACATGGTGCGGAAGAACGGCCTGCGCAAGGGCGACGCGATCACCGGCCTGGTGCGCGCCCCCAAGGACGGCGAGGAGCAGCGCCAGGAGCAGCCCCAGCAGGGCGGCGGCGGGCGCAACCGACGCAACCGCGGCGGCAACCAGCAGGGCAAGTACGCCCCGCTGCTCCAGGTCGACACGATCAACGGCCTCACGCCCGACCGGGCGAAGCAGCGCGTGGACTTCGGCAAGCTCACCCCGCTGTACCCGGACGAGCGCCTGCGCCTGGAGACCGCGCCGAACGCGATCGCCCCGCGCATCATCGATCTGGTCTCGCCGATCGGCAAGGGCCAGCGCGGCCTCATCGTCGCGCCCCCGAAGGCCGGCAAGACGATCATCATGCAGCAGATCGCGAACGCGATCACCACGAACAACCCCGAGGCCCACCTCATGGTCGTGCTCGTCGACGAGCGCCCCGAGGAGGTCACCGACATGCAGCGCACGGTGAAGGGCGAGGTCATCGCCTCGACCTTCGACCGCCCTGCGTCGGACCACACGATCGTCGCCGAGCTCGCGATCGAGCGTGCCAAGCGCCTCGTGGAGATGGGCAAGGACGTGGTGGTGCTGCTGGACTCGCTCACCCGCCTCTCGCGCGCCTACAACCTGGCCGCCCCGGCCTCGGGCCGCATCCTCTCCGGCGGTGTCGACGCCTCGGCGCTGTACCCGCCCAAGCGGTTCTTCGGCGCCGCCCGCAACATCGAGAACGGCGGCTCGCTGACCATCCTCGCCTCGGCCCTGGTGGAGACCGGCTCCAAGATGGACGAGGTCATCTTCGAGGAGTTCAAGGGCACCGGCAACATGGAGCTGCGCCTCTCGCGGAACCTCGCGGACAAGCGCATCTTCCCGGCGGTGGACGTCAACGCCTCGAGCACCCGCCGCGAGGAGGAGCTCATGGGCAAGGAGGAGCTGGCCATCATGTGGAAGCTCCGCCGCGTGCTCGGCGCGCTCGACCAGCAGCAGGCGCTCGAGCTGCTCCTGGAGCGCGTGAAGAAGACCCAGTCGAACACCGAGTTCCTGATGACGGTCTCCAAGAACACCCCCAGCGTGGGCGGCCGCTCCGGCGACTGA
- a CDS encoding carbohydrate ABC transporter permease has protein sequence MTTADSTRTSERTAPGGPAEPRANDRPGLRTSGDRAAIARARLEKVITHLLILVGVVLSVFPFYWLAVMSTSTTAQIFGYPPRLTFGTSFAENLRNLFSSVDILSALVNTIIVSALCAVLVMFFDSLAAFAFAKYDFPGKNALFVLMIATFLIPGSLSLVPSFILMSKIGWVGTLQALIVPGAANAFGIFLLRQMASSSIPDELVESARIDGAGFFTIYRRIGVPMMRGGLAFLGIFTFITAWNDYVWPLIVLVDPNRQTLQTALQNLNSLYLTDYGMVMAGALVSVLPLIGVFIIGSRHFIANIAAGAIKG, from the coding sequence ATGACCACCGCTGATTCCACCCGCACCTCCGAACGCACGGCGCCGGGAGGCCCGGCGGAGCCGCGCGCGAACGACCGGCCGGGACTGCGGACCTCGGGCGACCGGGCCGCGATCGCGCGCGCCCGCCTCGAGAAGGTGATCACGCATCTGCTGATCCTCGTCGGCGTCGTGCTGTCGGTGTTCCCGTTCTACTGGCTCGCGGTGATGTCGACGTCGACGACCGCGCAGATCTTCGGGTACCCGCCGCGTCTCACCTTCGGCACGAGCTTCGCGGAGAACCTGAGGAACCTGTTCTCGAGCGTGGACATCCTCTCCGCCCTCGTGAACACGATCATCGTGTCCGCGCTGTGCGCCGTGCTGGTGATGTTCTTCGACTCCCTCGCCGCCTTCGCCTTCGCGAAGTACGACTTCCCTGGGAAGAACGCCCTGTTCGTGCTGATGATCGCGACCTTCCTGATCCCCGGGAGCCTCTCGCTGGTGCCGAGCTTCATCCTCATGTCGAAGATCGGCTGGGTGGGGACGCTGCAGGCGCTCATCGTCCCGGGCGCCGCGAACGCCTTCGGCATCTTCCTGCTGCGGCAGATGGCGAGCTCGTCCATCCCCGACGAGCTCGTGGAGTCCGCGCGGATCGACGGCGCCGGCTTCTTCACCATCTACCGCCGGATCGGCGTGCCGATGATGCGCGGCGGCCTCGCGTTCCTGGGCATCTTCACGTTCATCACCGCATGGAACGACTACGTGTGGCCGTTGATCGTGCTGGTCGACCCGAATCGCCAGACCCTGCAGACCGCCCTGCAGAACCTCAACTCGCTGTACCTCACGGACTACGGGATGGTCATGGCGGGCGCGCTGGTCAGCGTGCTGCCGCTCATCGGCGTCTTCATCATCGGCTCGCGCCACTTCATCGCGAACATCGCGGCGGGCGCGATCAAGGGATGA
- a CDS encoding carbohydrate ABC transporter permease codes for MSVMTTPPPVDAARAPAAAVPRTRARGWRGVLSHWPQYVAIAPFYVLFLVFGLFPIVFSIVLSFTDWDGMGEIRFAGLSQYIYLVQDSRFWNAVANTFIIWFLSTVPMLFLALVIAFLLHQNIRFRGFYRVAFFLPNVTSMVAMAIVFGSVFSDSFGLVNSALTALHVDSVPWLSSSLGIKVTIAVMVIWRFTGYNAIIYLAGLQSIPTDLYDAAKTDGASTWQIFTRVTIPMLRPIILFTVITSTVGGLSLFTEPQVLLGDAGGNGEAGMTIVLYQYNQAFTQFDFGYGSAIAWALFVLASVFAIINWRLLSERRDAPRRTGRKARS; via the coding sequence ATGAGCGTCATGACCACTCCCCCGCCCGTCGACGCCGCCCGGGCCCCCGCCGCGGCCGTCCCTCGCACCCGGGCCCGCGGCTGGCGAGGAGTCCTCTCCCACTGGCCCCAGTACGTCGCGATCGCCCCGTTCTACGTGCTCTTCCTCGTCTTCGGGCTGTTCCCCATCGTGTTCTCGATCGTGCTCTCCTTCACCGACTGGGACGGCATGGGCGAGATCCGCTTCGCCGGGCTCTCCCAGTACATCTACCTCGTCCAGGACTCCCGGTTCTGGAACGCGGTCGCGAACACGTTCATCATCTGGTTCCTCTCCACGGTCCCGATGCTGTTCCTGGCGCTCGTCATCGCGTTCCTGCTGCACCAGAACATCCGCTTCCGCGGGTTCTACCGGGTGGCCTTCTTCCTGCCGAACGTCACCAGCATGGTCGCGATGGCGATCGTCTTCGGGTCGGTGTTCTCCGACTCCTTCGGACTCGTGAACTCGGCGCTGACCGCCCTGCACGTCGACTCCGTGCCCTGGCTCTCGAGCAGCCTGGGCATCAAGGTCACCATCGCCGTCATGGTGATCTGGCGGTTCACCGGCTACAACGCGATCATCTACCTCGCCGGGCTCCAGTCGATCCCGACGGACCTGTACGACGCCGCGAAGACCGACGGCGCCTCGACCTGGCAGATCTTCACCCGCGTGACGATCCCGATGCTGCGGCCGATCATCCTGTTCACCGTCATCACCTCGACCGTCGGCGGGCTGAGCCTGTTCACCGAGCCGCAGGTGCTCCTCGGCGACGCCGGCGGCAACGGCGAGGCCGGCATGACCATTGTGCTCTACCAGTACAACCAGGCGTTCACGCAGTTCGACTTCGGCTATGGCTCGGCCATCGCCTGGGCGCTCTTCGTCCTCGCCTCCGTGTTCGCGATCATCAACTGGCGCCTGCTCAGCGAGCGCAGGGACGCGCCCCGACGGACCGGCAGGAAGGCACGCTCATGA